One stretch of Sulfuricystis multivorans DNA includes these proteins:
- the thrS gene encoding threonine--tRNA ligase — protein sequence MPVITLPDGSQRSFVEPPTVAEVAASIGAGLAKAALAGKVDGKLVDTSYRIDHDARLAIVTDKDPEGLEIIRHSTAHLLAYALKELIPEAQVTIGPVIENGFYYDFACRPLTPEDLAAIEKRMMELSKKDYPVTREVWPRDKAAEFFESIGEHYKAELIAAIPQGEEVSLYREGDFVDLCRGPHVPSTGKLKHFKLMKVAGAYWRGDAKNEQLQRVYGTAWATKQELDAYLTMLEEAEKRDHRKLGQQLDLFHFQEEAPGAVFWHPHGWRLFQDLIGYMRARQEAAGYVEVNTPDVMDRSLWEVSGHWFNYREHMFTTQTEDERVFALKPMNCPGSMLLFKQGVKSYRDLPLRMAEFGKVHRYEPSGALHGLLRVRHFTQDDAHIFCTEEQMEEECKDVVALILDIYKDFGFTDVRIKLSTRPEKRIGSDETWDKLEAALANALEHMGMRYELFPGEGAFYGPKLEFVLRDAIGRDWQCGTLQVDMNLPERFDIHYVAADNAHRRPVMLHRALFGSLERFAGILIEHHAGALPLWLSPVQAVVMNISAGQADYAADVAQKLRDAGLRVECDLRGEKINYKIREHSLLKRPYLVVVGDKEKAAGLVALRARGNRDLGQMSLDRLIDRLQREIRSKGEAA from the coding sequence ATGCCGGTCATTACCCTGCCCGATGGTTCGCAACGCAGTTTCGTTGAGCCGCCCACGGTGGCCGAGGTGGCTGCGTCGATCGGTGCGGGTCTGGCCAAGGCGGCGCTGGCCGGCAAGGTCGATGGCAAGCTGGTCGATACCTCGTATCGGATCGATCATGACGCCAGGCTCGCGATCGTCACCGACAAGGATCCCGAAGGTCTCGAGATCATCCGTCACTCGACCGCGCATCTGCTCGCCTATGCGCTGAAGGAGCTGATCCCCGAAGCCCAGGTGACGATCGGTCCGGTGATCGAAAACGGCTTCTACTACGACTTCGCCTGCCGGCCGCTCACCCCCGAAGACCTCGCCGCGATCGAAAAGCGCATGATGGAGCTTTCGAAGAAGGACTACCCGGTGACTCGCGAAGTCTGGCCACGCGACAAGGCGGCCGAGTTCTTCGAGTCGATCGGTGAGCACTACAAGGCCGAGCTGATCGCCGCGATTCCGCAAGGCGAGGAGGTCTCTCTTTACCGCGAGGGTGATTTCGTCGATCTGTGCCGCGGCCCACACGTGCCCTCGACCGGCAAGCTCAAGCACTTCAAACTGATGAAGGTGGCCGGTGCCTATTGGCGGGGGGACGCGAAGAACGAGCAGCTGCAGCGCGTCTATGGCACGGCCTGGGCGACGAAACAGGAGCTGGACGCCTATCTGACGATGCTCGAAGAGGCCGAGAAGCGCGACCATCGCAAGCTCGGCCAACAGCTCGACCTGTTTCACTTCCAGGAAGAAGCGCCGGGCGCGGTGTTCTGGCATCCGCATGGCTGGCGGCTGTTCCAGGATCTGATCGGTTACATGCGCGCGCGCCAGGAAGCCGCCGGCTATGTCGAGGTGAATACGCCCGACGTGATGGATCGCAGCCTCTGGGAGGTCTCCGGCCACTGGTTCAATTACCGCGAGCACATGTTCACGACGCAGACCGAGGACGAACGCGTGTTTGCCCTGAAGCCGATGAACTGCCCGGGCAGCATGCTGCTGTTCAAGCAGGGCGTGAAGAGCTACCGCGACTTGCCGCTACGCATGGCCGAATTCGGCAAGGTGCATCGATATGAACCCTCCGGCGCGCTGCATGGCCTGTTGCGTGTGCGTCATTTCACCCAGGACGACGCGCACATCTTTTGCACCGAAGAGCAGATGGAAGAGGAGTGCAAGGACGTCGTCGCGCTGATCCTCGACATCTACAAGGACTTCGGCTTCACCGACGTGCGCATCAAGCTCTCGACCCGTCCCGAGAAGCGCATCGGCTCGGACGAGACCTGGGACAAGCTCGAGGCAGCGCTCGCGAATGCGCTCGAACACATGGGCATGCGCTATGAGCTCTTTCCCGGCGAAGGCGCGTTTTACGGGCCCAAGCTGGAATTCGTGCTGCGCGATGCGATCGGCCGCGACTGGCAGTGCGGTACCCTGCAGGTCGACATGAACCTGCCGGAGCGCTTCGATATCCACTACGTGGCCGCCGACAACGCGCATCGCCGGCCGGTGATGCTGCACCGCGCCTTGTTCGGCTCGCTGGAGCGTTTTGCCGGCATCCTCATCGAGCATCACGCCGGCGCGCTGCCGCTGTGGCTATCGCCGGTGCAGGCGGTGGTGATGAACATTTCGGCAGGACAGGCCGATTACGCCGCCGATGTGGCGCAAAAGCTGCGGGATGCGGGCTTGCGCGTCGAATGCGATTTGCGCGGTGAAAAAATCAACTATAAAATCCGCGAACATAGTTTGTTGAAGCGGCCGTATCTCGTCGTCGTCGGCGACAAGGAAAAGGCTGCCGGGTTGGTCGCCTTGCGTGCTCGAGGCAATCGGGATCTCGGGCAGATGTCCCTCGATCGGTTGATTGACCGTCTGCAGCGGGAAATCCGCAGCAAGGGCGAGGCGGCCTGA
- a CDS encoding c-type cytochrome, whose product MFPFLPVRLSGAGFCSSGEDLILEKLSPATRQEIEMRCAPCHGVEKESANAIYPRLTAQYPNYLVTQLKDFGKRERTNDNAVMHSIASKLTELEMHAVAVYLGGQQ is encoded by the coding sequence ATGTTTCCCTTCTTGCCGGTGCGTTTGTCTGGTGCCGGTTTCTGTTCTAGCGGGGAAGACTTGATTTTGGAGAAACTTTCCCCGGCGACGCGCCAAGAGATCGAGATGCGCTGCGCCCCCTGTCACGGTGTCGAGAAAGAGAGTGCCAACGCGATCTACCCACGCCTGACTGCGCAGTATCCGAACTATCTGGTCACTCAGCTCAAGGACTTCGGCAAGCGCGAGCGCACCAACGACAATGCCGTGATGCACAGCATCGCCAGCAAGCTCACCGAGCTCGAAATGCACGCCGTCGCCGTCTATCTCGGTGGCCAGCAGTAG
- a CDS encoding c-type cytochrome: MRIPVLLLALWFPAWAFAGSAEPVSSEMIRLVRQDCGACHGMTLKGGLGKPLTREALSGFSPEALTVIILHGKEGTAMPPWKSLLSEAQARWIAEQLLAGFPEEAQP, from the coding sequence ATGCGCATCCCTGTCCTGCTCCTCGCCCTGTGGTTCCCCGCCTGGGCGTTTGCCGGCAGCGCGGAACCCGTGTCGTCGGAGATGATTCGTCTGGTGCGCCAGGATTGCGGCGCCTGCCACGGCATGACGCTCAAAGGGGGGTTGGGCAAACCGCTCACCCGCGAGGCGCTTTCCGGCTTTTCGCCCGAGGCGCTCACTGTGATCATCCTCCACGGCAAGGAAGGCACGGCGATGCCGCCGTGGAAATCGCTGCTTTCCGAAGCCCAGGCGCGCTGGATCGCCGAGCAGCTGCTCGCCGGCTTTCCCGAGGAGGCGCAGCCATGA
- a CDS encoding c-type cytochrome yields MADLRWARFWLGTSLLLVSLIGAAKAAVPNAVMLSIPCGGCHGTLGSSAGPSIPSLAGMPKDYFVASMQRFKRDGRATIMARLARAYSDIQIETMAEFFARLRPMPQNGPLDSALVKRGASVFYKLCRTCHLDKGALWRQIHQSREFDRECLRCHQDYGAEKTIPLPMIAGQWPEYLKLELQNFKRGVRGMSKRKAQKLEALAPEDIDAVAQFYASQKDVERWSQ; encoded by the coding sequence GGGCACGTTTCTGGCTTGGCACGTCGCTGTTGCTCGTGTCGTTGATCGGTGCCGCCAAGGCCGCTGTGCCCAACGCCGTGATGCTTTCCATTCCGTGCGGCGGTTGTCACGGCACACTCGGCAGCAGTGCCGGGCCGAGCATTCCGAGTCTCGCCGGTATGCCGAAAGATTACTTCGTCGCCTCCATGCAGCGCTTCAAGCGCGATGGGCGCGCGACGATCATGGCGCGCCTGGCTCGCGCTTATTCGGATATCCAGATCGAAACCATGGCGGAATTCTTTGCCCGTCTGCGGCCGATGCCGCAAAACGGCCCGCTCGACAGTGCGTTGGTGAAACGCGGGGCGAGCGTCTTTTACAAGCTGTGCCGAACTTGCCATCTCGACAAGGGGGCGCTGTGGCGACAGATTCATCAATCCCGGGAATTCGACCGCGAGTGCTTACGGTGCCATCAGGACTATGGTGCGGAGAAAACCATACCGTTACCCATGATCGCCGGGCAGTGGCCCGAGTATCTGAAACTCGAGCTGCAAAATTTCAAGCGTGGGGTGCGTGGGATGTCGAAACGCAAGGCTCAGAAGCTGGAAGCCCTCGCGCCGGAAGACATCGATGCCGTGGCGCAGTTCTACGCCAGCCAGAAGGATGTCGAACGCTGGTCGCAATGA
- a CDS encoding response regulator transcription factor, with amino-acid sequence MSESVLVIDDDTTFNAVLTRALTRRGYEARGATDAESALILARQSPLDAVVLDLNLGSSSGLQLIRPLLEIAPHCRIVVLTGYASIATAVEAIKLGAVQYFAKPVEVEAIIAAFAATEGEPAAAAEVPSDPLSVSRLEWEHIQRVLHEHDGNISATARALKMHRRTLQRKLAKRPARL; translated from the coding sequence ATGAGTGAATCGGTGCTGGTCATCGATGATGACACCACTTTCAACGCCGTGCTGACGCGCGCCCTGACGCGGCGCGGCTATGAAGCCAGGGGCGCGACGGATGCCGAATCGGCCTTGATCCTGGCGCGGCAGTCGCCACTCGATGCCGTGGTACTCGACCTCAACCTCGGCAGCAGTTCTGGCCTGCAGCTGATTCGCCCGCTGCTCGAGATTGCGCCGCACTGTCGCATCGTCGTGCTGACCGGTTATGCGAGCATCGCCACGGCGGTCGAGGCCATCAAGCTCGGTGCGGTGCAATATTTCGCCAAGCCCGTCGAGGTCGAGGCGATCATCGCTGCATTCGCCGCGACCGAGGGCGAGCCAGCCGCGGCGGCCGAGGTGCCGAGTGATCCGCTCTCGGTCAGCCGGCTCGAATGGGAGCACATCCAGCGCGTGCTGCATGAGCATGACGGTAACATCTCCGCCACCGCGCGGGCCCTGAAGATGCATCGGCGTACCCTGCAGCGCAAGCTGGCCAAGCGGCCGGCGAGGCTCTGA
- a CDS encoding siroheme decarboxylase subunit beta: MPDETDRRLILATQAGLPLVPRPWQALADMLGIAPQEVKARLAAMLATGAIRRIGAVPNHYALGYRFNGMTVWDVDDADVDRLGRQVGALPFVSHCYRRPRHLPDWPYNLFAMVHAKSREAALAQVERIAALLGSACRAHDVLFSSRILKKTGLRLAE, translated from the coding sequence ATGCCGGATGAGACCGACCGTCGCCTGATCCTCGCGACTCAGGCCGGCCTGCCGCTGGTGCCGCGGCCCTGGCAGGCGCTCGCCGACATGCTCGGCATTGCGCCGCAGGAGGTCAAGGCGCGTCTGGCGGCGATGCTGGCTACAGGCGCGATCCGCCGCATCGGCGCGGTGCCGAACCATTACGCGCTCGGCTATCGCTTCAATGGCATGACGGTCTGGGATGTCGACGATGCCGACGTCGACCGGCTCGGCAGACAGGTCGGCGCACTGCCGTTCGTCAGCCACTGCTATCGGCGACCGCGCCATCTGCCCGACTGGCCTTACAACCTGTTCGCGATGGTGCACGCCAAAAGTCGAGAAGCCGCGCTGGCGCAGGTCGAACGCATCGCCGCGCTGCTCGGCTCGGCCTGTCGCGCACACGATGTGCTGTTCAGCAGCCGCATCCTAAAGAAGACCGGCCTCCGTCTCGCCGAGTGA
- a CDS encoding nitrite reductase encodes MKQFKFKHFALGVLPMAMAAAFGQAAAEEGHKGVTAAEAQYQTGGSPLAGVEMYHDINPKAPPMTKAEFEKGKQIFFQRCAGCHGVLRKGATGKPLTPDITINRGSEYLKTFITYGSPAGMPNWGTSGELTPEEVDIMVRYVQQTPPAPPEFGMKEMMASWKVIVPPEQRPKKKMNNYNLSNLFSVTLRDAGEVALIDGDTKKIINIVKTGYAVHISRLSASGRYLYVIGRDAKLNLIDLWMEKPDNVAELKIGLEARSVETSKYKGYEDKYAIAGSYWPPQYVIMEGDTLKPLKIVSTRGMTVDGEYHPEPRVAAIVASHFHPEFVVNAKETGKVLMVNYTDLNNLRVTAIDAAKFLHDGGYESTHRYFMDAANASNKIAVIDTKEDKLVKLIEVGKTPHPGRGANFIDPKYGPVWATTHLGDETISVIGTDPVKHKEYAWKVVRTLKHNGGGSLFIKTNPKSRNLWVDAPLNPDPKVSQSICVFDIGNLDKGCETLPIAEWAGLSDDGAKRVVEPEYNAAGDEVWFSVWSAKNKQSAVVVVDDKTRKLKTVIKDPQLITPTGKFNVNNTQHDIY; translated from the coding sequence ATGAAGCAGTTCAAATTCAAGCACTTCGCGCTGGGGGTTCTGCCAATGGCGATGGCTGCCGCATTCGGTCAGGCGGCCGCCGAGGAAGGTCACAAGGGGGTTACCGCGGCCGAGGCGCAATATCAGACCGGCGGCTCACCGCTCGCCGGCGTCGAGATGTACCACGACATCAACCCGAAAGCGCCACCGATGACCAAGGCGGAGTTCGAGAAGGGCAAGCAGATCTTCTTCCAGCGCTGTGCCGGCTGTCACGGGGTGCTGCGCAAGGGGGCCACCGGCAAGCCACTGACGCCGGACATCACGATCAACCGCGGTAGCGAGTATCTAAAGACCTTCATCACCTACGGATCGCCTGCGGGCATGCCGAACTGGGGAACCTCTGGCGAGCTGACGCCCGAGGAAGTCGACATCATGGTGCGCTACGTTCAGCAGACGCCGCCCGCACCGCCAGAGTTCGGCATGAAGGAAATGATGGCAAGCTGGAAGGTCATCGTGCCGCCCGAGCAGCGGCCGAAGAAGAAGATGAACAACTACAATCTGTCGAACCTGTTCTCGGTGACGTTGCGCGACGCCGGCGAGGTGGCATTGATCGATGGCGACACCAAGAAGATCATCAACATCGTCAAGACCGGCTATGCGGTGCATATCTCACGTCTGTCGGCCTCCGGCCGCTACCTCTATGTCATCGGCCGCGATGCCAAGCTGAACCTGATCGATCTGTGGATGGAGAAGCCCGACAATGTCGCCGAACTCAAGATCGGCCTCGAGGCGCGTTCTGTCGAGACTTCGAAATACAAGGGCTACGAGGACAAGTATGCGATCGCTGGTTCCTACTGGCCGCCGCAATACGTGATCATGGAAGGCGACACGCTCAAGCCCCTCAAGATCGTCAGCACGCGCGGCATGACGGTCGATGGCGAATACCACCCCGAACCCCGCGTCGCTGCCATCGTCGCCTCGCACTTCCATCCCGAATTCGTCGTCAATGCCAAGGAAACCGGTAAGGTGCTGATGGTCAATTACACCGACCTGAACAACCTGAGGGTCACCGCCATCGATGCGGCGAAGTTCCTCCATGACGGCGGTTATGAGTCGACCCATCGTTACTTCATGGATGCGGCCAATGCCTCCAACAAGATCGCGGTGATCGATACCAAGGAGGATAAGCTCGTCAAGCTGATCGAGGTCGGCAAGACGCCACATCCTGGTCGCGGCGCGAACTTCATCGATCCGAAGTATGGTCCGGTCTGGGCGACCACTCACCTGGGCGACGAGACCATCTCGGTGATCGGCACCGACCCGGTGAAGCACAAGGAATACGCCTGGAAGGTGGTGCGCACGTTGAAACACAACGGCGGCGGTTCGTTGTTCATCAAGACCAATCCGAAGTCCCGCAACCTGTGGGTCGATGCGCCGCTCAACCCGGATCCGAAGGTCAGTCAGTCCATCTGCGTGTTCGATATCGGCAATCTCGACAAGGGCTGCGAGACGCTGCCGATCGCGGAATGGGCAGGACTCAGCGATGATGGCGCCAAGCGCGTCGTTGAGCCGGAGTACAATGCCGCCGGCGACGAAGTCTGGTTCTCCGTCTGGAGCGCTAAAAACAAGCAGTCGGCGGTCGTCGTGGTCGATGACAAGACGCGTAAGCTGAAGACGGTGATCAAGGATCCGCAGCTGATCACGCCGACCGGCAAGTTCAACGTCAACAACACGCAGCACGACATCTATTGA
- a CDS encoding Lrp/AsnC family transcriptional regulator has product MPQRDDIALDATDRALINALQGGFPLCDEPYRAVGESLGLSESEVIARLAALLERRVLTRFGPLYQIEKLGGAFVLAALKVPEERFDEVAAAVNALPEVAHNYRREHAFNMWFVLATETPEGIAAAIEKIESDTGLTVFAFPKEREYFVELKLDAG; this is encoded by the coding sequence ATGCCGCAGCGGGATGACATCGCGCTCGACGCGACCGACCGGGCGCTGATCAATGCGCTGCAAGGCGGCTTTCCGCTGTGCGATGAGCCCTACCGCGCAGTGGGCGAATCCTTGGGACTTTCCGAGAGCGAAGTCATCGCGCGGCTTGCCGCGCTGCTCGAGCGCAGGGTGCTCACCCGTTTCGGCCCGCTCTATCAGATCGAAAAGCTCGGCGGCGCCTTCGTGCTCGCCGCGCTGAAAGTGCCGGAAGAGCGTTTCGACGAGGTCGCCGCCGCGGTGAATGCGCTGCCCGAGGTGGCGCACAATTATCGCCGCGAACATGCGTTCAACATGTGGTTCGTACTGGCCACCGAAACGCCGGAGGGAATCGCTGCGGCGATCGAGAAGATCGAGTCCGACACCGGTCTGACCGTATTCGCCTTCCCGAAGGAGCGCGAATATTTCGTGGAGCTGAAGCTCGATGCCGGATGA
- a CDS encoding ATP-binding protein, which translates to MQNHEIQRLTTIRRRLALLRWWLIGALTLAVLAGPTLLDIALPLSPLLSLLALLAVFNLVIQVWGGEEDFRPLDLAGQLAVDLVAMGVMLYLTGGATNPLISLLLLPVAVAAFALPARWAVGLATLAIGIYSLLMLYSLPLPVADVARATRLHLSGMWLTFVVSVLLLVWFVTRMTQALRERDLELAAAREEALRDAQVVALGQLAAGAAHELGTPLATMNVLAGELAADPRLPEEARADLDLLRRQIGICKEIVGGLTQKAGIERAQQLMAADVWLENLLARWRTLWPSAVCTLKIETPGTPPRLMPEAAIEQAITNLLNNAAKIAPQQIRVLLGWNDQRLIIAVQDRGPGFPSEVLRRCGAEPLAPVAEGSGIGLWLTRAAVERRGGRLRLENREGGQATIELPLGETA; encoded by the coding sequence ATGCAGAACCATGAAATCCAGCGTCTGACGACGATCCGCCGCCGGCTGGCGCTGCTGCGCTGGTGGCTGATCGGTGCGCTCACCCTGGCGGTGCTGGCGGGGCCGACCTTACTCGACATCGCGCTGCCGTTGTCGCCCCTGCTGTCCTTGCTGGCCCTCCTGGCGGTCTTCAATCTGGTCATCCAGGTCTGGGGCGGCGAAGAGGACTTCCGCCCGCTGGATCTCGCCGGGCAGCTCGCGGTGGATCTCGTCGCGATGGGCGTGATGCTTTATCTCACCGGCGGGGCGACCAATCCGCTGATCTCGCTGCTCCTCTTGCCGGTGGCGGTCGCGGCGTTCGCCTTGCCGGCACGCTGGGCGGTCGGGCTGGCCACGCTGGCGATCGGCATCTATTCACTGTTGATGCTCTATTCGCTGCCGCTGCCGGTAGCCGATGTCGCACGCGCGACACGCCTGCACCTTTCCGGCATGTGGCTGACCTTCGTCGTCTCGGTGCTATTGCTGGTCTGGTTCGTCACGCGGATGACCCAGGCATTGCGCGAGCGCGATCTCGAACTGGCGGCCGCGCGTGAGGAGGCGCTGCGTGACGCGCAGGTCGTCGCGCTCGGCCAGCTGGCCGCCGGTGCCGCTCACGAGCTGGGCACGCCGCTGGCGACGATGAACGTGCTCGCCGGCGAGCTCGCCGCTGATCCCCGCCTGCCCGAGGAGGCGCGCGCCGATCTCGATCTGCTGCGCCGGCAGATCGGCATCTGCAAGGAGATCGTCGGCGGGCTGACCCAAAAGGCCGGCATCGAACGCGCGCAGCAGCTCATGGCCGCGGACGTTTGGCTGGAGAATCTGCTCGCCCGCTGGCGCACGCTGTGGCCGAGCGCGGTCTGCACGCTAAAGATCGAGACGCCCGGGACGCCGCCACGGCTGATGCCCGAGGCGGCGATCGAACAGGCGATCACCAACCTGCTCAACAATGCGGCGAAGATCGCGCCCCAGCAGATCCGTGTGCTGCTCGGTTGGAATGACCAGAGGCTGATCATCGCCGTCCAGGATCGCGGCCCGGGCTTCCCGTCCGAGGTGTTGCGCCGCTGCGGCGCCGAACCACTGGCGCCGGTGGCCGAGGGCAGCGGCATCGGCCTGTGGCTGACGCGCGCCGCCGTCGAGCGTCGCGGCGGCCGGCTCCGGCTGGAAAATCGCGAGGGTGGGCAGGCGACCATCGAACTGCCATTGGGAGAAACTGCATGA
- a CDS encoding cytochrome D1 domain-containing protein produces MRRWLLTLCCIFLAACAQTPPSALRGSGDLGLIIERASGSVVVVETTHKRALGRIEGLGDLSHASTVFSRDGRYAYVFGRDGGLSRVDLLEQKIVKRVMQAGNSIGGAISQDGRLVVAQNYEPGGIKVFDAETLELLSEVPAGSKVVGLVDLPGQKFAYALFDKGEIWVTDLADPRAPKTQKFPAGRQPYDGLVTPDGRYYLAGLFGEDGVALLDTWRMDLGTRKILENYGKGEQKLPVFKMPHLRGWAVAGDYVYLPAIGRHEVLVVDRRDWREVGRIAVKSQPVFVMARPDGRQIWVNFAHPDNGWVQVIDTLSGKVVATLQPGRAILHMEFTPRGEAVWLSARDDHRVIVFDTQHFERLAELPAKSPSGIFFTSRAARMGF; encoded by the coding sequence ATGAGGCGCTGGTTGCTCACCCTCTGCTGCATCTTCCTGGCGGCCTGCGCACAGACGCCGCCGTCGGCGTTGCGCGGCAGCGGCGATTTGGGTCTCATCATCGAGCGCGCCAGCGGCAGTGTCGTGGTGGTCGAGACGACGCACAAGCGCGCGTTGGGCCGCATCGAGGGCTTGGGCGATCTGTCGCATGCCTCGACGGTGTTCTCGCGCGACGGCCGCTATGCCTATGTCTTCGGCCGCGATGGCGGGCTCAGCAGAGTCGATCTGCTCGAGCAGAAGATCGTCAAGCGCGTGATGCAGGCGGGCAACAGCATCGGCGGTGCGATTTCCCAGGATGGGCGTCTGGTCGTCGCGCAGAATTACGAGCCGGGCGGCATCAAGGTCTTCGATGCCGAAACACTCGAGCTGCTCTCCGAAGTCCCGGCGGGCTCGAAGGTCGTGGGCTTGGTGGATCTGCCCGGGCAGAAATTCGCCTATGCGCTGTTCGACAAGGGCGAGATCTGGGTCACCGATCTCGCCGATCCGCGTGCGCCGAAAACGCAGAAATTCCCGGCCGGTCGGCAACCCTACGACGGTCTGGTGACGCCGGATGGCCGCTACTATCTCGCCGGGCTGTTCGGCGAGGATGGCGTCGCGCTGCTCGACACCTGGCGGATGGATCTGGGCACGCGCAAGATCCTCGAAAACTACGGCAAGGGCGAGCAGAAGCTGCCGGTGTTCAAGATGCCGCACCTGCGGGGTTGGGCCGTGGCGGGCGATTATGTCTATCTGCCGGCGATCGGCCGCCACGAGGTGCTGGTCGTCGACCGGCGCGACTGGCGCGAGGTCGGGCGCATCGCGGTGAAAAGCCAGCCGGTGTTCGTGATGGCGCGCCCCGATGGCCGGCAGATCTGGGTGAATTTCGCCCACCCCGACAATGGCTGGGTGCAGGTGATCGATACCCTGTCCGGCAAGGTGGTGGCAACCCTGCAACCGGGCAGGGCGATCCTGCACATGGAATTCACGCCGCGCGGCGAAGCCGTTTGGCTGTCGGCGCGCGATGATCATCGCGTGATCGTTTTCGACACGCAGCATTTCGAGCGGTTGGCGGAACTGCCGGCGAAGAGCCCGTCGGGCATTTTCTTCACCAGCCGTGCGGCGAGGATGGGATTCTGA
- a CDS encoding siroheme decarboxylase subunit beta yields MNAPSPAQQQLEIRLLNDFQHDFPLVPAPFSALARRLDSDEATVLAACRRLQETGAISRIGAVFAPRSVGASTLAALAVPPERLDAVAALVNAHPGVNHNYEREHRFNLWFVATAADAPALEALLTEIHAETGLEPIALPLVEEYHIDLGFDLLHGGKRPRSPARPCLPVETSALDRRLIAALQPGLPLVPHPFAELAAKIGITESALIERLDQWLEAGCIKRFGIVVRHHELGFTANAMVVFDVPDDRVAEIGRRLAREPEVTLCYRRARHLPEWSANLYCMVHGRSRGEVEQVIERLRAIAAHPAQALFSRRRFKQCGARYFDAAAG; encoded by the coding sequence ATGAACGCGCCCTCGCCCGCCCAGCAGCAGCTCGAGATCCGTCTGCTCAACGACTTCCAGCACGATTTCCCGCTCGTGCCGGCGCCGTTTTCCGCGCTCGCGCGCCGGCTCGACAGCGACGAGGCGACGGTGCTCGCCGCTTGCCGCCGCTTGCAGGAAACCGGCGCGATCAGCCGCATCGGCGCGGTGTTCGCGCCACGCAGCGTGGGCGCCAGCACGCTCGCTGCGCTGGCGGTGCCGCCCGAACGGCTCGATGCCGTCGCTGCGCTGGTCAATGCTCATCCCGGCGTGAATCACAACTACGAGCGCGAGCACCGCTTCAACCTCTGGTTCGTCGCCACGGCGGCCGACGCCCCTGCGCTCGAAGCCTTGCTGACCGAGATTCACGCCGAGACGGGGTTGGAGCCGATCGCGCTGCCGCTCGTCGAGGAATACCACATCGATCTCGGCTTCGATCTGCTGCACGGCGGCAAGAGACCGCGGTCGCCGGCGCGGCCTTGTCTCCCGGTCGAGACCTCCGCGCTCGATCGCCGGCTGATCGCCGCGCTGCAGCCGGGGCTGCCGCTCGTGCCGCATCCCTTCGCGGAGCTTGCCGCCAAGATCGGGATCACGGAATCGGCGCTGATCGAACGGCTCGACCAATGGCTGGAAGCTGGCTGCATCAAGCGCTTCGGCATCGTCGTGCGCCATCACGAGCTGGGTTTCACGGCCAACGCGATGGTGGTGTTCGACGTGCCGGACGATCGAGTCGCCGAGATCGGCAGGCGTCTGGCACGCGAGCCGGAGGTGACGCTGTGCTACCGGCGCGCGCGCCATCTGCCCGAATGGTCCGCCAATCTCTATTGCATGGTGCATGGCCGCTCGCGCGGCGAGGTCGAGCAGGTGATCGAACGCCTGCGCGCGATCGCCGCTCATCCAGCCCAGGCGCTGTTTTCCCGGCGGCGCTTCAAGCAGTGCGGCGCGAGATATTTCGATGCCGCAGCGGGATGA